A stretch of Myroides oncorhynchi DNA encodes these proteins:
- the atpA gene encoding F0F1 ATP synthase subunit alpha has product MAEIKPAEISAILKKQLSGFNSEASLEEVGTVLEVGDGVARVYGLTNAEYGELVVFENGLEAMVQNLVEDNVGIVLLGAPTGVKEGSIVKRTGRIASLKVGEKMVGRVVNTLGLPIDGKGAIEGDLYEMPLERKAPGVIYRQPVTEPLQTGIKSVDAMIPVGRGQRELVIGDRQTGKTTVCIDTILNQKEFYDAGQPVYCIYVAIGQKASTVAGIAKTLEDKGAMDYTIIVAANASDPAPMQVYSAMAGAAIGEYFRDTGRPALIIYDDLSKQAVAYREMSLILRRPPGREAYPGDVFYLHSRLLERAARIIGDDEIAKNMNDLPESIRPFVKGGGSLTALPIIETQAGDVSAYIPTNVISITDGQIFLESDLFNSGVRPAINVGISVSRVGGSAQIKSMKKVAGTLKLDQAQYRELEAFAKFGSDLDAATMNVISKGQRNVEILKQAVNDPYTVEDQVAIIYAGSKNLLRNVPVNKVKEFEKDYLDALNSRHRDVLNALKAGKFSDEQTSVLEKVAKEISAKY; this is encoded by the coding sequence ATGGCGGAAATTAAACCAGCTGAAATATCAGCGATTTTAAAGAAACAATTATCTGGATTTAACTCAGAGGCTTCTTTAGAAGAAGTAGGAACAGTACTTGAAGTAGGAGATGGTGTTGCTCGTGTTTACGGGTTGACAAATGCTGAATACGGAGAGTTAGTTGTATTTGAGAATGGACTAGAAGCAATGGTACAAAACCTTGTAGAAGATAACGTAGGTATTGTATTGTTAGGAGCTCCTACTGGTGTTAAAGAGGGATCTATTGTAAAAAGAACAGGTCGTATCGCATCACTTAAAGTAGGTGAGAAAATGGTAGGACGTGTTGTTAATACATTGGGTCTTCCTATCGATGGTAAAGGTGCTATCGAAGGTGATTTATATGAGATGCCTTTAGAGCGTAAAGCTCCTGGGGTTATCTACCGTCAACCAGTAACTGAACCATTACAAACAGGTATTAAATCTGTAGATGCAATGATTCCAGTTGGACGTGGACAACGTGAGTTAGTAATTGGTGACCGTCAGACAGGTAAAACAACTGTTTGTATCGATACTATCTTAAATCAAAAAGAATTTTACGATGCTGGGCAACCAGTATATTGTATATATGTAGCTATTGGACAAAAAGCTTCTACTGTAGCAGGTATTGCTAAAACTTTAGAAGATAAAGGTGCAATGGACTATACTATTATCGTAGCTGCTAATGCTTCTGACCCTGCTCCAATGCAAGTTTATTCTGCAATGGCTGGTGCTGCTATCGGAGAGTATTTCCGTGATACAGGACGTCCTGCATTAATTATCTATGATGATTTATCTAAACAAGCGGTAGCTTACCGTGAGATGTCATTAATCTTACGTCGTCCACCAGGTCGTGAAGCTTACCCAGGAGACGTTTTCTATCTTCACTCTAGATTATTAGAGCGTGCTGCTCGTATTATCGGTGATGATGAAATCGCTAAGAATATGAATGACTTACCAGAGTCTATCAGACCATTCGTTAAAGGTGGTGGTTCATTAACTGCACTTCCTATTATCGAAACTCAAGCTGGTGACGTTTCTGCATATATCCCAACTAACGTAATTTCGATTACTGATGGACAGATATTCTTAGAATCTGACTTATTTAACTCTGGTGTACGTCCAGCGATCAACGTAGGTATCTCTGTATCTCGTGTTGGTGGTTCTGCGCAGATTAAATCAATGAAGAAAGTAGCTGGTACATTAAAACTTGACCAAGCTCAATACCGTGAGTTAGAGGCTTTCGCTAAGTTTGGTTCTGATTTAGATGCTGCTACAATGAACGTTATCTCTAAAGGACAACGTAACGTAGAGATCTTAAAACAAGCTGTTAACGATCCTTACACTGTGGAAGATCAAGTTGCTATTATCTATGCTGGATCTAAAAACCTTTTAAGAAATGTACCTGTTAACAAGGTAAAAGAATTTGAAAAAGATTATTTAGATGCTTTAAACTCTCGTCATAGAGATGTATTAAATGCTTTAAAAGCTGGAAAATTCAGTGATGAGCAGACTTCTGTTCTTGAAAAAGTAGCTAAAGAGATTTCTGCAAAATATTAA
- the atpE gene encoding ATP synthase F0 subunit C, protein MTIPTIIGAGLIVIGAGYGLGKIGSSAMDAIARQPEAAGKIQTAMIIIGALLEGLAFGALILGNN, encoded by the coding sequence ATGACAATCCCAACTATTATTGGTGCAGGTCTTATCGTAATCGGAGCTGGTTACGGTTTAGGTAAAATTGGTTCTTCTGCAATGGACGCTATCGCTCGTCAACCAGAAGCTGCTGGAAAAATCCAAACTGCAATGATTATCATTGGTGCGTTATTGGAAGGTTTAGCATTCGGTGCTTTAATCTTAGGAAATAACTAA
- the atpG gene encoding ATP synthase F1 subunit gamma, with translation MANLKEIRNRISSIGSTMQITSAMKMVSAAKLKKATDTIMAMRPYSEKLTELIQNVSATLEGDNSGVYSQTREVKNVLLVVVTSNRGLCGGFNANIIKQINALKATQYKDVNVDLLTIGKKGHDILRKSFTVIENRSDLFDHVDFANCAVIAEQMMNAFVEEKYDSIQIVYNQFKNAATQDVVTEQFLPLLPVEGGDVVGSDYIYEPSKEEIINTLIPLSLKTQLLKAVADSVASEHGARMTAMHKATDNAQELKNDLTLTYNKARQAAITNEILEIVGGAEALNN, from the coding sequence ATGGCAAACCTTAAGGAAATACGTAATAGGATTTCATCAATCGGATCGACTATGCAGATTACATCTGCTATGAAGATGGTATCTGCAGCTAAGTTAAAAAAAGCTACTGATACTATTATGGCAATGCGTCCATATTCAGAAAAGTTGACTGAATTGATTCAAAATGTTAGCGCAACTTTAGAAGGTGATAATTCTGGAGTATATTCTCAGACTAGAGAGGTTAAGAATGTTCTTTTAGTTGTAGTCACTTCAAACAGAGGTTTGTGTGGTGGATTTAATGCTAATATCATTAAGCAAATAAATGCACTTAAAGCAACTCAATATAAAGACGTTAATGTTGATTTATTGACTATTGGTAAGAAAGGTCACGATATATTACGTAAGAGTTTTACTGTAATTGAGAATAGAAGTGATTTGTTTGATCATGTGGATTTTGCAAATTGTGCTGTTATTGCAGAGCAGATGATGAATGCTTTCGTTGAAGAAAAGTATGATTCAATTCAGATTGTATATAATCAATTTAAAAATGCTGCGACACAAGATGTAGTGACTGAACAGTTTTTACCATTGTTACCTGTAGAAGGAGGAGATGTAGTAGGTTCTGATTATATTTATGAACCATCTAAAGAAGAAATCATTAATACTTTGATTCCTTTATCTTTAAAAACTCAATTATTAAAAGCTGTTGCTGATTCTGTTGCTTCTGAACATGGTGCTCGTATGACTGCTATGCACAAGGCTACTGATAACGCACAGGAACTTAAAAACGACTTGACATTAACTTATAATAAGGCTCGTCAAGCTGCGATTACAAATGAAATTTTAGAGATTGTTGGTGGTGCAGAAGCATTAAACAATTAA
- the atpB gene encoding F0F1 ATP synthase subunit A — protein sequence MVTLKKSLNLLAAVIFTASSVFSYAQSNAQTLGDSIQETEQSIENTVASAGHADHEAVVEPVEGEKSQAEKVQEHITHHLADDYSFIFFSDEATGKHYGFSLPVILIDNGLKLFMSSEFNYGENVVEKDGQNYKLYHGKIYKTDAAGTIEYDANHHPTNEKPLDFSITKNVASLFFTTFLLFIMFLGLAKTYKKGPNNLPKGFARALEPMVIYVRDEMAVPNIGKDKYKKFMPYLLSVFFLIFLLNLLGLTPLGFNVTGSISVTACLAIFTFIITQFSANKDYWKHMFWMPGVPVPMKIMLAPIEVLGAIIKPFSLMVRLFANIIAGHSVVFGLIAIIFVMKEALGTGGAIGVGFFLSTFLVLLEILVAFLQAFIFTMLSSLFIGMAVAEHEHDEAHH from the coding sequence ATGGTGACTCTGAAGAAATCACTGAATTTATTAGCAGCTGTAATTTTTACAGCATCGTCGGTATTTTCGTACGCACAAAGTAATGCTCAAACCCTTGGAGATTCTATCCAGGAGACTGAGCAGTCAATTGAAAACACAGTAGCTTCTGCAGGACATGCAGATCATGAAGCGGTAGTTGAACCTGTAGAAGGTGAGAAATCACAAGCTGAAAAAGTGCAAGAGCATATCACGCACCACTTAGCAGATGATTATTCATTCATCTTTTTCTCAGATGAGGCTACTGGTAAACACTACGGTTTTTCATTGCCAGTTATTTTAATAGACAATGGTCTTAAATTATTTATGTCATCTGAGTTTAACTATGGGGAGAACGTAGTTGAGAAAGACGGACAAAACTACAAGTTATATCACGGTAAGATATACAAAACGGATGCTGCAGGTACTATCGAGTACGATGCAAATCATCACCCAACAAATGAGAAACCACTAGATTTCTCTATTACTAAGAATGTAGCATCATTATTCTTTACTACATTTTTATTATTCATCATGTTCTTAGGGTTAGCTAAGACATACAAAAAGGGACCAAATAACCTTCCAAAAGGTTTTGCTAGAGCTTTAGAGCCTATGGTCATTTATGTACGTGATGAGATGGCAGTTCCGAATATCGGAAAAGACAAGTACAAAAAGTTTATGCCATACTTATTATCAGTATTCTTTTTGATTTTCTTATTGAATTTATTGGGATTAACTCCACTTGGATTTAACGTTACTGGAAGTATTTCGGTGACTGCTTGTTTAGCAATCTTCACATTTATAATCACACAGTTTTCTGCAAATAAAGATTATTGGAAACACATGTTCTGGATGCCAGGTGTGCCAGTACCAATGAAAATTATGTTAGCACCTATCGAAGTGTTAGGAGCTATAATCAAACCATTCTCATTAATGGTTCGTTTATTCGCTAACATTATCGCAGGTCACTCAGTAGTATTTGGACTTATCGCTATCATCTTTGTAATGAAAGAAGCTTTAGGAACAGGTGGTGCAATCGGAGTAGGATTCTTCTTATCAACGTTCTTAGTTTTATTGGAGATATTAGTTGCGTTCTTACAGGCGTTTATCTTCACAATGTTGTCTTCTCTGTTTATCGGAATGGCAGTTGCTGAACATGAACATGATGAAGCACATCACTAG
- the atpH gene encoding ATP synthase F1 subunit delta: MISTRAAARYAKAMLEVSVEKGNAEAINSDMILISESVSQSEDLKVFLTNPTITGEIKLSALVEVFANVDQSTKELFKVLKANNRFEILGSIALKFQEQYDTLKGREKVVVTTAIPMDAALESKVLSKVQSLAPGKQIVISNIVDASILGGFILKMGDKQYNASIASQLQVLKRELTN; this comes from the coding sequence ATGATAAGCACTAGAGCAGCTGCAAGATATGCAAAAGCAATGCTAGAAGTTTCTGTTGAAAAAGGAAATGCTGAAGCTATTAATAGCGATATGATCTTGATCTCTGAATCAGTTTCTCAAAGTGAAGACTTAAAGGTATTCTTAACTAATCCTACTATCACTGGTGAGATTAAATTAAGTGCTTTAGTAGAAGTATTCGCTAATGTTGATCAAAGTACTAAAGAGTTGTTTAAAGTGCTTAAAGCAAATAATAGATTTGAAATCTTAGGATCTATAGCTTTAAAGTTCCAAGAGCAATACGACACTTTGAAAGGTAGAGAGAAAGTTGTAGTTACTACAGCTATCCCAATGGATGCCGCTTTAGAGAGCAAAGTTTTATCTAAAGTTCAAAGTTTAGCTCCTGGAAAACAGATTGTTATTTCAAATATAGTAGATGCTTCTATCTTAGGAGGATTTATCTTGAAAATGGGAGATAAACAGTACAATGCTTCAATAGCGAGTCAATTACAAGTTTTAAAAAGAGAATTAACTAATTAA
- a CDS encoding F0F1 ATP synthase subunit B — MDKLINDFSFGLFFWQFIILVVIVFILGKFAWKPIVNALEAREEGIADALAAAENAKREMANLKADNEKLLAEARTERDALIKEAREIKEKMLADAKTEGEAVGEKMIAQAKAAIASEKAAAIVELKTQVSSISIEIAEKLLKEQLANTEAQAKLVEKMLDEVKLN; from the coding sequence ATGGATAAATTAATTAACGATTTCAGTTTTGGATTATTTTTCTGGCAGTTTATCATTTTAGTGGTAATTGTATTTATATTAGGGAAATTCGCATGGAAACCAATTGTAAATGCTTTAGAGGCTCGTGAAGAGGGAATCGCTGATGCATTAGCAGCTGCTGAAAATGCTAAAAGAGAAATGGCTAATTTAAAAGCTGATAACGAGAAATTATTAGCAGAAGCTCGTACTGAGCGTGATGCTTTAATTAAAGAAGCTCGTGAGATTAAAGAGAAGATGTTAGCTGATGCTAAAACTGAAGGTGAAGCTGTAGGTGAGAAAATGATTGCTCAAGCTAAAGCTGCTATCGCTAGTGAAAAAGCTGCTGCTATCGTTGAGTTAAAAACTCAAGTTTCTTCTATTTCTATCGAAATTGCTGAAAAATTATTAAAAGAACAACTTGCTAACACTGAAGCTCAAGCAAAATTGGTTGAGAAGATGTTAGACGAAGTTAAATTAAACTAA
- a CDS encoding endonuclease/exonuclease/phosphatase family protein, whose product MNIKLQKLFLFFFLLTLGVQAQEKKYEIQTIAFYNCENLFDTIRDPKIYDEEWTPKGAQAWTSKKYHKKLHNLAKVMSQIGTDDNTKMPAIIGVAEVENRRVLEDLIRDPQLASGDYGIAHFDSPDRRGIDVGLLYQKKHFKLANATPHPLYIYDMNKVDKSTGEKGARIYTRDQLLVSGELDGEEVHFIVNHWPSRVGGEKKSSPLREAAAALNKKIIDSLYTINPNAKVITMGDMNDGPYNNSMKKILQTVGKKEKLKSQGLFNPMEKMSKDGLGTLAYRDAWDVFDQMVVSEPYMRGDYSSWGFWKARIYKKPFMVQPTGQYKGYPLRNTNGEPGYSDHFPVYIYLIREMK is encoded by the coding sequence ATGAACATCAAACTTCAAAAACTATTTTTATTCTTTTTTCTCCTAACTTTAGGAGTACAAGCGCAAGAAAAAAAATACGAAATTCAGACAATTGCATTTTACAACTGTGAAAACTTGTTTGACACAATCAGAGATCCTAAAATCTACGATGAAGAATGGACTCCTAAGGGAGCTCAAGCTTGGACATCAAAAAAGTACCACAAGAAACTACATAACCTAGCGAAAGTTATGTCTCAAATTGGCACAGATGACAACACTAAAATGCCTGCTATCATAGGCGTTGCAGAAGTTGAAAATAGAAGAGTATTAGAAGACTTAATACGCGATCCACAATTAGCTTCTGGCGATTATGGTATTGCTCACTTTGACTCTCCTGATAGAAGGGGGATTGACGTTGGATTACTATACCAAAAGAAACACTTTAAACTAGCTAATGCAACACCACACCCTCTATATATCTACGACATGAATAAAGTCGATAAAAGTACAGGTGAAAAAGGAGCTCGTATCTATACACGTGACCAGTTACTAGTGAGTGGAGAGCTAGATGGTGAAGAAGTTCACTTCATAGTGAATCACTGGCCTTCTAGAGTAGGTGGAGAAAAGAAAAGTAGCCCTCTACGTGAAGCTGCTGCAGCTTTAAACAAGAAGATTATAGATTCATTATATACAATTAACCCAAATGCAAAAGTAATTACTATGGGAGATATGAATGATGGTCCTTATAACAACAGTATGAAAAAAATACTTCAAACTGTAGGTAAAAAAGAAAAACTAAAATCACAAGGCCTTTTTAATCCAATGGAAAAAATGTCTAAAGATGGTTTAGGAACTTTAGCATATCGCGATGCATGGGACGTTTTTGATCAAATGGTAGTTAGCGAACCTTATATGAGGGGAGATTATTCAAGTTGGGGGTTCTGGAAAGCGCGTATTTACAAAAAACCTTTTATGGTACAACCAACTGGACAATACAAAGGTTATCCCTTAAGAAACACCAATGGAGAACCAGGATATAGTGATCACTTTCCTGTGTACATTTACTTAATTAGAGAAATGAAATAA
- a CDS encoding AtpZ/AtpI family protein has product MSKNSRPNRWLSLINIPIQMGVIIYLFHLLGTWLDNKYNLADGLANKICTLLGVGLALYQVIKQVNQLNKD; this is encoded by the coding sequence GTGAGTAAAAATTCTAGACCTAATCGTTGGTTGAGCCTAATAAACATCCCTATACAAATGGGGGTTATTATATATTTATTTCACTTATTAGGAACTTGGTTAGATAATAAATACAATTTAGCGGATGGATTAGCAAATAAAATTTGTACGTTACTAGGAGTAGGATTAGCTTTGTACCAAGTTATAAAACAAGTGAATCAATTAAATAAGGATTAA
- a CDS encoding TonB-dependent receptor, translating into MKKLLFSLFFVLQVVISYAQGVQEIKGKVVDAKTQMPINSVSVRIQSTTISSLTNNEGNFTLENVKTGNHDVVISYVGYITKRLPVEVGDKVIDLGTVSIDEDFASIEQLGLISLTENDLSDDNSSNDTSSGLLQATKDPFQQAAAYNWGSAFFRVRGLDNEYGKTLINGVVMNKVNDGRPQWGNWGGLNDATRNQVFSSGSTPSDFNFGGILGTQNISTRASQIRKGAKAGFSASNTNYTWRPYAIYSSGLNKNGWAFALSASYRGAKEGYWDGTDYDALSLFAAVEKKFNDNHSLNFTAIYAQNKRGKNSPITDEQASLKDFKYNSYWGWQNGDKRNSRYKDVSEPIFQLTHYWKIDELNTLTTTASYQFGHIANSRLGYIDGLNPDPTYYKNMPSFHLNKIDPKYWSMSQDEFNNLPNDSDFKNATISALNQANNVGREFQEYGQINWDNIYTINQANDGFSKTLLYEDRQDDQTLSFNTNFKSVLSDHVTLDAGINYRRVHSSNYKKATDLLGGQYYLDIDTYQKLGKQDSDLNNPNRVITTGDKFGYNYTVDSNVIDVFTQFNFDYDKFDFYIAQKIGYTSYERDGKYRNAVYSENSYGKSGLVDFNNYGFKGGVVYHLTGRHAFGVNAAYYNQAPSIRNTFSNARVNNLVTKDLTNEDIFSVDGSYIVRTPKLKARVSGYLSEIKNSTQVNFYYADGIGIVDENGDFLSSTGGAFVSEILTGVNKRNMGVEIGAEYQLTQTLKATAAATIGQSIYTNNPTLRLNSDNVAKTFDYGTSYMKDYRVANGPQTALSLGLEYRAPAYWWVGANINYMDRAYTNISALRRTENFVTDPSTGQPFADLTEDKLRSVLKQEQLPDFTVLNITGGKSWRMPNRNIIGFFASVNNVFNKHYKTGGFEQARNANYQRESLNTQSGTNTFANKYWYAYGRNFFVNVYYNF; encoded by the coding sequence ATGAAGAAACTTTTATTTAGTTTGTTCTTTGTGTTACAGGTAGTTATATCTTATGCGCAAGGAGTTCAGGAAATTAAAGGGAAAGTAGTAGATGCAAAAACACAGATGCCAATTAATTCGGTTTCTGTGCGAATACAGTCTACAACAATTTCCTCTTTAACAAACAATGAAGGGAACTTCACTTTAGAAAATGTTAAAACTGGTAATCACGACGTTGTTATCTCTTATGTGGGATATATAACGAAGCGTTTGCCAGTAGAGGTTGGTGATAAAGTCATCGATCTTGGAACAGTTTCTATAGATGAGGATTTCGCTTCTATTGAGCAATTAGGGCTTATATCACTAACAGAGAATGATCTTAGTGATGATAACTCTAGTAACGACACTTCATCAGGTTTGTTACAAGCAACAAAAGACCCTTTTCAACAAGCAGCAGCTTATAATTGGGGGTCAGCATTCTTTAGAGTGCGCGGGCTTGATAATGAATATGGTAAAACACTGATCAACGGTGTTGTAATGAACAAGGTTAATGATGGTCGCCCACAATGGGGGAACTGGGGAGGACTTAATGACGCAACGCGTAATCAAGTTTTTTCATCAGGATCTACACCATCTGATTTTAACTTCGGGGGTATCTTAGGTACTCAAAACATCTCTACAAGAGCATCTCAAATCAGAAAGGGTGCTAAAGCAGGTTTCTCAGCTTCTAACACGAACTATACTTGGAGACCTTATGCAATTTATTCTTCTGGTTTAAATAAAAACGGATGGGCATTCGCTCTATCTGCTTCTTATAGAGGAGCAAAAGAAGGATACTGGGATGGTACAGATTATGATGCTTTATCATTATTTGCAGCTGTTGAAAAGAAATTCAATGATAATCACAGTTTAAACTTTACAGCTATTTATGCTCAAAATAAGAGAGGGAAAAACTCTCCTATTACTGACGAGCAAGCTAGTTTAAAAGACTTTAAATACAATTCATATTGGGGATGGCAGAATGGAGACAAGAGAAACTCTCGTTATAAAGATGTTTCTGAACCAATCTTCCAATTAACACACTATTGGAAGATAGATGAATTAAATACACTGACAACTACAGCGTCTTACCAATTTGGACACATTGCAAATAGTCGTTTAGGATATATAGATGGGCTAAACCCTGACCCTACTTACTACAAAAATATGCCAAGTTTTCACTTGAATAAAATAGATCCAAAATACTGGTCTATGAGTCAAGATGAGTTCAATAATTTACCAAACGATAGTGATTTTAAAAATGCTACTATCTCAGCTTTAAATCAAGCTAATAATGTAGGCAGAGAGTTTCAAGAGTATGGTCAAATCAATTGGGACAATATCTATACTATTAATCAAGCTAATGATGGTTTTAGTAAAACATTATTATATGAAGATAGACAAGATGATCAAACATTGTCATTCAATACTAACTTCAAATCGGTTTTATCTGATCACGTAACTTTAGATGCAGGTATTAATTATAGACGTGTGCATTCTAGCAATTACAAAAAAGCAACAGACTTATTAGGAGGACAATATTATTTAGATATCGATACTTATCAAAAGTTAGGTAAACAAGATAGTGATTTGAATAATCCTAATCGCGTTATTACTACAGGAGATAAATTTGGATATAACTACACTGTTGACTCTAACGTAATAGATGTATTTACTCAATTTAACTTTGATTACGATAAATTTGATTTCTATATAGCACAAAAAATAGGTTATACATCTTATGAGAGAGATGGAAAGTATAGAAATGCTGTATATTCTGAAAATTCTTATGGTAAAAGTGGTTTAGTTGATTTTAATAATTATGGTTTTAAAGGAGGAGTAGTTTATCACTTAACAGGACGTCATGCGTTCGGAGTGAATGCTGCTTATTATAATCAAGCACCATCTATTAGAAACACTTTTTCTAATGCTAGAGTAAACAACTTAGTAACGAAAGATCTTACTAATGAAGATATTTTTAGTGTAGATGGTAGTTATATTGTTAGAACACCAAAGTTAAAAGCTCGTGTTTCAGGATATTTATCTGAAATCAAGAATAGTACTCAAGTAAACTTCTACTATGCTGATGGTATTGGTATTGTTGATGAGAATGGAGATTTCTTATCTAGTACTGGAGGTGCTTTTGTATCAGAAATTTTAACAGGAGTAAATAAGCGTAATATGGGTGTAGAGATTGGTGCTGAATATCAATTAACACAAACATTAAAAGCTACTGCTGCTGCAACAATCGGTCAGTCTATTTATACTAATAATCCTACATTGCGTCTGAATTCTGATAACGTAGCAAAAACATTTGATTACGGGACATCATACATGAAAGATTATAGAGTAGCTAATGGACCGCAAACAGCTCTTTCTCTAGGTTTAGAATATAGAGCTCCTGCTTACTGGTGGGTTGGTGCGAATATTAACTATATGGATAGAGCATATACTAATATCTCTGCGCTTAGAAGAACTGAGAACTTCGTGACGGATCCTTCTACTGGACAGCCTTTCGCTGATTTAACAGAAGATAAATTGAGATCTGTATTAAAACAAGAACAATTACCAGACTTCACTGTTCTAAATATTACAGGAGGTAAATCTTGGAGAATGCCAAATAGAAATATTATCGGTTTCTTCGCTAGTGTAAATAACGTGTTTAATAAGCACTATAAAACAGGTGGATTCGAACAAGCAAGAAATGCAAACTATCAACGTGAGAGTTTAAATACTCAAAGTGGAACAAACACTTTTGCCAATAAATACTGGTATGCGTATGGCCGTAATTTCTTTGTGAACGTTTATTACAACTTCTAA